The Taeniopygia guttata chromosome 13, bTaeGut7.mat, whole genome shotgun sequence nucleotide sequence GCCCAGGGTGGGTGGCAGCCCCTCACCCTCCCCTCTGACCCTGCAGGCTGTCTTCTCCTTCGAGGCTGGCCGCCGCAGTGACTCCGGCGAGGGCACCTTCACCTTCAGCACCCCACGGGCCCCTGAGCTCTGCcgggctgtggctgctgccattgcctgccagcagcagggcaaggACACCCTGGACCCCAGACTCTTCTGTGTCTCAGAGCCCCAGCTCTTTGCACAGGGCCttgagccccagccctgggggtcTGGGAATGATGatccacagcccagcccagccctgggggggACACAgcctgccccccagccccctgccaaCCTTCTCCGCTTCACCCCACCAGAGCCAGAGGGCCCATGCCCCATCGTCTATGCCTCCATCGCCCGGGGCCAGCAGCCCCTCTTTGTGTCAGGGCAGCCAGGCTCTGGGGGGAAGCCGCTCCCTGAGCATCTCTACGAGAACATCTTCACCGCAGAACCACATCCAGCCGGGGcccaggaagaggaggaggaagggcagtgggagctggggTGCCGACAGGCCCCCGAGGGCCACAGCAGTGATGGGGGGCCCGTCTATGACAACCGGGCCGCCCTGGCACAGACCCCGCGGGCCgcgggctgggggcgctccGGCCACAAGCCTCACAGCACCCTTCGGGCCAAGCTGGTGCGGCTGCTGAGCCGGGAGAGCCCCGGGGCGCGGGACTGGGCGTGATGTGGCCGGTGCCGGTCGGTGCCGTTCGGTGAATAAAGGCCCTGCCCGGACTCGGCTCCGCCGCTGCTGCCGGGAGCGGGGGGGGCGGCCgggggcagctgcagcctccccgCTAGGGGGCGCCGCCGTGCCCGCCCCGCCAGGCAGAGGCGCGCACGGGGATTGGCCGGAACGGCCGCTGGCTCCGCCTCCCCCCGAGCCTATATCtaccggggccgggccgggcgggggcggTGCCCGGGTTCGAGTCCCGCGTCCGCCCGCACCGCTCCGCTCCCGCCCGCTGAGCCGGGCCCCGCTGGCCGCGGGTGAGTCCGGgcagccgggccgtgccggggggCTCCGTCCTCTGCCGGGGGCACGGGGGCGTGATGGGTGGAGGGCTGGGGCCTCGCTTAAGGGGAAAGCGGGTGGTCAGGGTCGGACCCGTGTGGGGCAGAGCCGGCGTGCCCACCCCTGTAGGGGAGCGGCggtgtgggatggggaggggtcccgagGCGCCCCCGCGGTAAGGGTGGGACTTCCCAGCAATAAGCAGGGCTGCCCAGCCTGTGCACGGTGTGGACCCCCGGTGCAGTCGGGCCCCGTCCCGCCGGGGAGGGGTGTGGGGTATCCGCCCGCTCCGGCCGCCCCGTCCCGGCGCCTCGCTGGGGCTTGCGCGGCTCCCGGGCGCCGGGAATGCCTGACACGCAGCTCTTCCCCCGGCCCTCCGAGCGGGGAGCGGGCTGGTGTCGTCTTACACGCCTTATATAGACCGCACCGGCCCGGGGAGAGCGGGGGCACGCTGGCCCCCGGCCCGTGCGAGGCGTGGGgagccccgccgccggccccggccGCGCTCGGCAGGAAGGTCCTGGGGCCGTTCGGAGGGCTCTGCCGGCTTCTTCCAGGTAAAAGGTGACGGGAGGCTGGTGCTGGCCCATCTGTCCGGAGCCTTGGCCGGCTGACAGCTGTCAGCAGGGGAGTGCCGGGATTCCCTCCTGCCGAAGCCCCGGAGATGGGCTCGCTCCCAGGGAGCATCTGCTCGGCCGGCTGCCGGAGcgccagcctggctgctctgccaggcGCCTCGGGTGGCATCAcgcagctcctgtgctgctgctgctaattCATCCAGCAAAAATGCTTCTGCTTCCTACCGTTCTGTACCTGCTGTTGATTCTCTGCGGTCTGAACAGCCTTGGCTCTCAGCAGCAGGAGTTCCTGGGGTGCTGCAAAGGAGAGCACATCCCAGGTTTGGGAAGAGAGCAGAGCCCACAGACACTCCGCTGtgggtggcagcagggctgtgcctggctcCCTGGCACTAGTCAGTGTTAGCCTGGGCCCCTCAGCTCTGATGTTGCTGGAGGAGATGctgatggatttggggtgcgTCTCTAACCACAGTGTAGGATGATCAGGGTGGAGTTACAGCTGGAAACGTGACCTGCCTCCTGTCCTACCCTGCCAGGCACTGAGCCCTCTCCTCGCCTGCTCTCCCTGCATTGTTTCCACATACCCTAACGCTGGGATCACACCCTCTTCCCTTGCAGAGATGGGCGACATGGAGTCCTACAAGGTGATGCTGAATGGGCCGGCACCCTGGGGCTtcaggctgcagggagggaaggattTCAGCATGCCACTCTCCATCTCCAGGGTAAGAGAAACCGAGGCTGGTGGCACCCAtccttcctcctgcctctgtGGGCGGGAGGCCGCAGTGGCTGAGGCAGGGCCCTACAGGGGATGTAGATGAGCTGGGGCCCCGGGAATGCTgcatcctgccctgcctggctccacGTAGCCTCCTTGGTCCCTTatcagctgcagcccagcacggGGGTGTTCCgggcagagagctgcagcagaaacGTGAAATTCTGCACAGCCTCTGCAGAGGGGGGCAGGGGAGGCCCCTTCCGGAGTGTTCCCACCACAGCAGGAGGGGATCTGCTCTCTGAGATGGCTTCCTGGTCTGCACCCCAGCACTGGGCTTCGCATCCCAGGACTTAGTGCCCTTCAGCACCCCCCTTtccccagcagagctcccagtTCTGTGCCTGAGGTCGCTCCTGAAATGGGCAGGGACTGGAGGAAgctgcactgctgcctgcagggatgTGACTCCCTCTACAAAATTCTCCCATTTCTCCAGTGAGAGCCATTGTATCACAGCTGGTTGTGCCCGTGACCGCTGGTTTGAGCCTCTCCTGTGGCAGTGTTCCCGGGTctggccctggctgtgtgcaggtccccagccctgggcgGGTGCTGGCCACAGCTTTGGCCACGCAATTGCCTTATAAGCCTTGGAATGTGCCTGCATCGCCTGTGCCGCTGGCGCTTGGGCAGCTGGCACTGAGGCTGCTTCTCAAAGGACAGCTTTGCCTGTGGCATCGAGTTCTGCGTGGGGACCTGCCCctggctccagctgggcactgcaCACGTGCCCCAGAGGGCACAGATCTCCACAGCATCCCAGCATGGAGCACGGGCCCTGAGGGCACTGTGTGAGGCTGGAGTCGCCTGTGCCGCTGCCCTGGGGCCTGCTGATCTCTGCTGAGCACGCAGAGACAGATTCAGCGAGTTTATTCtctaaaaaatgtttctcttggCTGCGAGCCAGTTCTTAACAAAGGGTCTGGTTGGATGGAGGAGCCTCCCAGAGCCTGGGGCAGGGGCCTCGTGAAGCAGTTCTTGGTGAGGcttgggcagtgctgctgtcctgggcagggcaggagcagcaaggACATTCCCAGGGGATGCAGCCAGCTTGGGGGGCTCTCTGGTGAGGCTGGGCTGCATGGCAGGGTGGTGTGCTCTGATGGGAAAGTgtcagcctgtgctgctctgcactgcagAGGCATCCCCAGACCCAGAGCTCCTGCCCGGATCATGCTGCTGTCCTTGGCCACTGCTTCCTGtgagctggctctgctgcagaggCTGGAAGGAAGCATCCTGCCTTAGCTTTGTGGGCTGCAGTGGGGCCCTGCTCTGCAGGTCTGCAAGGGTGGGCAGCACAGGACAATGCTGTCCATTGGCTTGACTTTGAGCTGTGTCCATCACTGTGGCACTCCTGGGTGAGCAGTGAGGCTGTTTCAGCTCACTGATCACACAAAAGAGGTGCCACCATGGTCCTGCTAGGGTGCTGACAGGCTGGCTAGGCAGGCTGTAAACCATggtccctgtgcaggagctgTGATAAGGACTGCAGTCTGGATAGTTGGATGCTGTGTGGCACCTCCTGGCATCTGCCAGCTGGGAAAGAGGAGACACTCGGGTGTTACTGGTGGGAAGGCGCTGAGGAAGGCTCTGtcctggaggggacagggcagtAGGTGAGCACCTCTCTGGATGTGATGATGGAGGTGCAGGGAACAAAAGATTGGGtggagaggggaggaaggaagccCTGGTTAGCGGGTCTGGGAGGGAAATAGGAAGGCTGGCACTGGCATggctcctggctgagctggcaccTGTCAAAGGGGTTTCCTGCACGTTGGCATGGAGGGGGACGGGAAGTGCTGACCAGGCTGGGTGAGGCTTTCTGACGCAGCCTGGCGTGCTCTCCCCTTCCTGGGCAGTCGTGTGAaaacctctcccagctcctgctcctgcctccaaACCCACGCAGCTGCCCcgtgccttccccagccctccAGGGCAGCAAGCTGGGGCTTGCAGAGCGTGGCCAGGAGCTTGGGGGCACCACTGCTGCTGAGGGGACCCTCCTGTGCCGGGCCGGGGAAACGGGACAGCATTGTGGGGGTACCCATGTCCTGCTGGGAACAGCATGGGATGCAGGTGGAACTGGGCCACATCCAGCCCATATGTGGTGTTTAGCCTTGCATGGAGGCTGGTGTTGGCCTAGAGAAGGGATTTGTGGCTCTGGGGCGAGCCGGGTTCTGCAAGGAGGGGCCGGGACTCTGTGGCAGGGATTTTTCAACCCTCTGACAGTGCTGGGAATCTGGCTCGCTCCTTTTATGTTCATGTCGAACAGGACTTGAGGAAATACTTGGTCTGGGTCCAAGCGCCTTGAGTTCTTCcatgctggaggagcaggaatggctgcagcctgcccacgtctgtctgtctgtctgtctgtctgtcagtGCCTGGGAGCTGTGTGCGCTGCTCCGGGCCCTGCTCGCCTCTGGCTGTGCATCgctgctgggaggggaggggatgTACAGCCAGCACGGGGTTCTACAGCCGTGCCATGGAGCCCCAGCAGGGGCACGGCGCATCCCTGGCACTGTGGCCGGGAAGGGAAGCTTGTGGCTGTGCTCCCCAGCAGGGCAACACGGGTGGGGGCGGTGTCTCCGTGCCCCGGcagggctcctgctcctctgtggGAATGAGGTAATGTCTGTGCCTGGTGGGAACGGAGCGCGGGCGGCTGGGGGAGTGCCCAAGGGGTGCCTCCTCTGTCCTTCCCCGCCCCAGGCAAAGGGCTGGACATGCCTGTGGTTTGCAGTGAGATGTGGCCCTGACTCACTGTGCTCTCTTCCTGCCCCGGGACCACGGCGATGACTCCAAGGGATGGCTGGGCTTCTTGTGGAGCTGAGGCAGCACTGCCTCTGTTTGGTGTCATGGCAATGAGGCCCTGGGGTGCtggcagggtccccaggcatGCCAGAGGGCaagggctgggcagtgccctggAGAAGTGCTttgccttctgctgctgccaaggggaagaggctgctctgggctcatGCACTGGGCAGTGGGGAGTTAACTGGGAGTCCCCACTTTCCCCTGGGTCAGGTCTGTGTGGTGTCCTGTGCTGGGCATCCTGAGCCTTGGAAGGCTCCTGCCCTCACGAGGGTGTCCCTCTACTCCCATGTCACTGTTCCAGCTCTCCCTAACTCTGTCTGTCCTGCAGCTGACTCTGGGTGGGAAGGCAGCCCAGGCCGGCGTGGGAGTGGGCGACTGGGTGCTGTACATCGACGGGGAGAGCACCAGTGCCATGACACACATCGAGGCCCAGAACAGGATCCGTGCCTGTGGGGACAGGCTCTGCCTCACCTTGAGCAGGTAGGAGTTGTGAGTCCCTCAAACATGGGGTTCTGGTATGACTGGAGTGTAATCGGGGccctctgccctgtgctgcctccTGGTATCACCATCTCCCAGCATCACTGCTCCTTACTTAGAGCCTGGAAGTCCCTGGCTGTGTCCAAGGGCTCTGCTTGCCTGGATAAGGCTTGACCTGACTGCAAGccacagggcagtgccagctggcCATGTTTCCCTCGGCTGGGTGCTGCATCCCTGAGGCACCAGCATGCCGGTGGTGTCTGGACCAACTCCAGTACCTGCCCATCTGTCTCCTCTCTTGCAGAGCCCAGACCCAGCTGGGGAAGCCGCAGAAGGTACGTGTTGCTCCTGATGCCGCAGTGGCAGCTCGGCCTCATCTCAGGGGAAGGGAATCTCAGTGTAGTGAAACAAGTGGACTTTGTTCTTGGGGCTTTTAGGGGGCTGGGGTGTGTTTGAAGGTCTAGCAAGcccagctggaggagcagctctgatCTCTGGCACCATGGAGGATCAGAGGGAGCAGGATCTGCGCAGTAGGTGCCTGGGCCCAGATTGTCTGTGCccctgctggtgctgggtgTGGGCAGGGGTGCAGAGGGGCCAGCgcaggggaggaggctgggcAGGTGCAGCACCATGTTTGCTAGTGCTGGGGagtgccctggcacagggaggcagggctggggctggtgacTGGTGGCTCCTGGGCAGAAGCCACCTGCATGCATTCAGCTTTGTGCCATGGGACGGCTGCAGGCGGCGTGTGTGCATGCACCGCCCTGCCACGGGCAGCAGCGAGTGTCCGGGGCACCTACTAATCTTCCAATGACCCTCAGGCTGGGTTTGTGACCTGCTGTCGCTGGGCCAGGTGCCCAGTGGAGTGcgtgccagcctggcagagcctgcTCTCCAAGGTGCACGTGCTGTCCGGCTTTCCTACCTGGCTGCCcgctgctctgcctggcccaGGGCTGCCCCTTGCATGCAGCTTGACGTGTGAGCCCGTGTCTGTGTGTTTTGTCTCGCTCAGGACTCACTCCCCTGCTCTGAACCCCTGAAATATAACTTCGCTCCCAGCACCGCCCTCAACAAAACCGCTCGGCCCTTCGGGGCCGGCTCACCTCCGAACCCGCGGCCCGGGCTGGTGACGAAACCCGTGACGTACGCGCCCCTGGCGCCCGCCTGCACCCCCCAGCACAACGGGTATGTTgctgtccctcctgctccctgaggatcgggggcagctgctgcccggccctgcTGCGCCTTGCATGCCAGGCACCCTGGGTGGGGCGGGTGACGGTGCTGAGGTGGCACAACACAACTGTCTCACTCAGGGACACGCAGCCACGCTCATGCCGGCCCCTTGCTCAGCCATGTGTCAGCCTCAGGGGACTCCTGCCAGGCTTGACGTGGTGGCTGTAGCAGGACACTGGCTGGCATCTGCGGTGACAGGGAGACCATGGCTGTCTGTGACCACCAGCCAGTGCCTGCCTGGGGAAGtcctgctgttcccctggctgcaggaaggGGCTGGGCAGAGTGatggcctccagccctgccactcTGTTCCCCGGCTCTGCTGCAtgtgtgcagcagctgctggtccctgctcctcctgccagagctgctgtagTGCCCAGGAactgggcagtggggcaggatgTGGCACTGACTGCCTTGGGCATCCGGGCCTGTTCTGGGGGCTGAGGGAGTGCAGTCTGGTCTGCTGGCATCTGCCCCTGTGCCCCAGTGTGCTCTCAGCCCTGGGTGAGCTGGGTATGAGACTCAGGGACAGGGGGCTAATGCAGGCCATAGGTGAGCTCTGGGAACTTCTTGGGTGCTGTAGGTCTAATTTcaccttcctttttctttctttctctcctccctttctctttccctctccctaCAGGTGCTGAGCCTTGACAAGTCAGTAAGCCTTTTACCTGCTCTCTCTATCCTCCCTGCATGCCTCTTCCCTGCCAGTGCCCCGTccttctgggcagggccagCCTGGGGATGGGCAGCAGGCGCTGCTCTGCCCATGTGGGTGGCTC carries:
- the DOK3 gene encoding docking protein 3; amino-acid sequence: MRAQLFAASPSGVARMEKFDVRDDGTIPEKPSLQRCARRVIRLSDCVSVGPAGTESCPKATAAFYLTTTEKSYVLAAEQRDEWITQLCQLAFQGAKETVPSSASTQPGPAVPMEENSLYSSWQDLTEFLVLVVQTDAATRCGLHGHYLLSALPQSLTLKDPQSRQPLLTWPYPFLRKFGQDQAVFSFEAGRRSDSGEGTFTFSTPRAPELCRAVAAAIACQQQGKDTLDPRLFCVSEPQLFAQGLEPQPWGSGNDDPQPSPALGGTQPAPQPPANLLRFTPPEPEGPCPIVYASIARGQQPLFVSGQPGSGGKPLPEHLYENIFTAEPHPAGAQEEEEEGQWELGCRQAPEGHSSDGGPVYDNRAALAQTPRAAGWGRSGHKPHSTLRAKLVRLLSRESPGARDWA